The Chryseobacterium nakagawai genome has a segment encoding these proteins:
- the fabG gene encoding 3-oxoacyl-[acyl-carrier-protein] reductase — translation MKLLEGKVALITGATRGIGKGIAEMYAQQGAKVAFTYAGSVDKAKELEAALSSVTQIKGYQSDASDYDAAQKLVEEVMAEFGQIDILVNNAGITKDNLLLRMSKEDWDQVMRVNLDSVFNLTKAVIKPMMKARSGSIINMTSVVGIQGHAGQANYAASKAGVIGFTKSVALELGSRNIRCNAIAPGFIETEMTAILDEKIVQEWRDGIPMKKGGQPSDVANACVFLGSEMASYITGQTLNVDGGMLT, via the coding sequence ATGAAATTATTAGAAGGAAAGGTAGCACTAATTACCGGAGCTACAAGAGGAATCGGGAAGGGTATTGCTGAAATGTATGCTCAACAGGGAGCAAAAGTAGCATTTACTTATGCCGGTTCTGTAGACAAAGCTAAAGAATTAGAAGCAGCTTTAAGTTCTGTAACCCAAATTAAAGGATATCAATCTGACGCATCAGATTATGATGCGGCTCAAAAGTTGGTAGAGGAAGTAATGGCAGAGTTTGGGCAGATTGATATTTTGGTAAACAACGCAGGGATTACAAAAGATAACTTATTACTGAGAATGTCTAAAGAAGATTGGGATCAGGTAATGAGAGTAAACCTAGATTCAGTTTTCAACCTTACAAAAGCGGTTATCAAGCCGATGATGAAAGCAAGATCTGGTTCTATCATTAATATGACTTCCGTAGTAGGAATTCAGGGACACGCTGGACAGGCTAACTATGCTGCTTCTAAAGCAGGAGTAATTGGATTTACCAAATCTGTGGCATTAGAATTAGGATCAAGAAATATCAGATGCAATGCTATTGCTCCAGGATTCATTGAAACAGAAATGACCGCTATTTTGGATGAAAAAATAGTTCAGGAATGGAGAGATGGAATTCCTATGAAAAAAGGAGGACAGCCTTCTGATGTAGCCAATGCTTGTGTTTTCTTAGGAAGCGAAATGGCATCATACATTACCGGGCAGACCCTAAATGTTGACGGAGGAATGTTAACTTAA
- a CDS encoding superoxide dismutase family protein, producing the protein MKVQTLALLAGCAFLAASCGTTKTYAVNAKSGTQTGGTAKFTQQGNDVIMKLNVTNLTPGIHAVHIHEKGDCSAADGTSTGGHWNPSKNDHGKWGAEHFHMGDIGNLVADQNGTAVLTFKTDKWCLGCTDESKNIIGKGLIVHAAADDFHTQPTGNAGGRVGCVEIK; encoded by the coding sequence ATGAAAGTACAAACACTAGCATTATTGGCAGGATGTGCATTTTTGGCTGCTTCATGCGGGACTACAAAAACGTACGCCGTAAATGCCAAAAGCGGAACTCAAACAGGTGGAACGGCAAAGTTTACCCAGCAGGGAAATGATGTCATCATGAAACTGAATGTAACCAACCTTACCCCTGGAATCCACGCAGTACACATTCATGAAAAAGGTGACTGCTCTGCAGCAGACGGAACCTCTACAGGCGGACATTGGAACCCATCCAAGAACGATCACGGAAAATGGGGTGCTGAGCACTTCCACATGGGAGATATAGGAAATTTAGTAGCTGATCAAAACGGAACTGCCGTTTTAACTTTCAAGACTGATAAATGGTGTCTTGGCTGTACAGATGAATCTAAAAACATCATCGGAAAGGGTCTTATCGTACACGCTGCAGCTGATGATTTCCATACTCAGCCTACCGGAAATGCAGGAGGAAGAGTGGGATGTGTAGAAATTAAGTAA
- a CDS encoding carboxy terminal-processing peptidase has protein sequence MWKNFKLNKFLLLIPLTSLMFCFNSPKNDDEKMQTIMVSVKNTLSYLHYSPKPINDAYSKDVYKHYFELVDPAKRYFVQSDMDEFSKHETKLDDYINQGDLSFYKLTIDRLYQRVDEIDKITQDIFSKPINLQEDETLTLEPKLKKIPANKQEQYNEWKKFIKYNILQEVESMNSKEEAQKEKKDSVQKYKLNDTIKLKVLTQDEKIKKATDEVKDLVKETFTRFKKRKKMDWFTVYMNAYTEVFDPHTNYYSPKDKEDFDTQFTGKVIGIGALIQEKKGNLYLGALTIGAPAWKSKQLSEGDKILKVKSKPKDDAVNVVGMLSDEAVRLIRGEKGTPVTLTVQKKDGTIKDVTMIREEVAIEDTFARSIVVNAPNGKKYGFINLPSFNADFENSKGRNASDDIKNEIVKLKAQNIEGIILDLRNNGGGSLTEVGDIMGLFMDAGPYVQVKDGNGKIQTLKNKYEAPIWTGPLVIMQNELSASASEILAGVMQDYGRAIVIGSPQSFGKGTVQTFVDLNRFLNTEDDFGSLKLTIQKFYRITGESTQRKGIVSDIQMKDFFTYAEVGERYDDFALAWDKIPATKFEKLNYFNIQALEKASSDRMAKNKNYQLLLESAQWREKLDKEENITLNINKFNEVMKHRKSQIEKFKVLTKFENGLQFIMYPSEVEREKKDEAFKKKSEMWIKNLKKDLYLQEAMNIVSDMGVKS, from the coding sequence ATGTGGAAAAATTTCAAACTGAATAAATTTTTACTACTTATTCCATTAACCAGTCTAATGTTTTGCTTCAACTCGCCAAAGAACGATGATGAAAAGATGCAGACAATAATGGTGAGCGTAAAAAACACTCTTTCTTACCTGCATTATAGTCCGAAGCCTATCAATGATGCCTACTCAAAGGATGTTTATAAGCATTATTTCGAATTGGTAGATCCTGCCAAAAGATACTTCGTGCAGTCTGATATGGATGAATTCAGCAAGCATGAAACAAAGCTTGATGATTATATCAACCAGGGAGATCTGAGTTTTTATAAACTTACGATCGACAGACTTTACCAAAGGGTAGACGAAATTGATAAAATTACTCAGGACATTTTCAGCAAGCCTATTAACCTTCAGGAAGATGAAACGCTTACTCTGGAGCCAAAGCTTAAAAAAATCCCTGCTAATAAGCAGGAGCAATATAATGAGTGGAAAAAATTTATCAAATACAACATTCTTCAGGAAGTTGAATCGATGAACAGTAAAGAAGAAGCTCAGAAAGAGAAAAAAGATTCTGTTCAAAAGTATAAATTAAACGATACCATTAAGCTTAAAGTTCTTACTCAGGATGAGAAGATTAAAAAAGCTACGGATGAAGTAAAAGATCTTGTAAAAGAAACCTTTACCCGATTCAAAAAGAGAAAGAAAATGGATTGGTTTACGGTGTATATGAATGCTTATACTGAAGTATTTGATCCACACACCAATTATTATTCTCCAAAAGATAAAGAGGATTTTGATACTCAGTTTACGGGTAAAGTAATCGGTATTGGAGCATTAATTCAAGAGAAAAAAGGAAATCTTTATCTTGGTGCTCTTACTATTGGTGCTCCTGCATGGAAATCCAAGCAGCTTTCTGAAGGGGATAAGATCCTTAAGGTAAAATCAAAACCAAAAGATGATGCTGTAAATGTGGTAGGAATGCTTTCTGATGAAGCGGTAAGATTAATCAGAGGAGAAAAAGGAACGCCTGTTACCTTAACCGTTCAGAAAAAAGACGGAACTATTAAAGATGTAACTATGATTCGTGAAGAAGTTGCTATTGAAGATACTTTCGCAAGAAGTATTGTAGTAAATGCTCCGAATGGTAAGAAATATGGGTTTATCAACCTTCCAAGCTTTAACGCTGATTTTGAAAATTCAAAAGGAAGAAATGCTTCTGACGATATCAAAAACGAAATTGTTAAACTTAAAGCTCAGAATATTGAAGGAATCATTCTTGACCTTAGAAACAACGGTGGAGGATCACTAACCGAAGTAGGGGATATTATGGGACTTTTCATGGATGCTGGACCTTACGTACAAGTGAAAGATGGAAATGGAAAAATACAGACTTTAAAGAACAAGTATGAGGCTCCCATCTGGACAGGTCCACTTGTTATTATGCAAAATGAGCTTTCAGCATCAGCTTCTGAGATTCTTGCGGGCGTAATGCAGGACTATGGAAGAGCTATAGTGATTGGATCTCCACAGTCTTTCGGAAAAGGAACGGTTCAGACTTTTGTTGATCTGAACAGATTCCTGAATACAGAAGATGATTTCGGATCTTTAAAACTGACAATTCAGAAGTTCTATAGAATTACAGGTGAGTCTACACAGAGAAAAGGAATTGTTTCGGATATTCAGATGAAAGATTTCTTTACCTACGCAGAAGTTGGAGAGCGTTATGACGATTTTGCCCTGGCTTGGGATAAAATTCCGGCTACAAAATTTGAGAAACTCAACTACTTTAATATCCAAGCTCTTGAAAAAGCAAGTTCAGATAGAATGGCCAAGAACAAGAATTACCAGCTTCTATTAGAATCAGCTCAATGGAGAGAAAAACTGGATAAGGAGGAAAACATTACTTTGAACATCAATAAATTCAATGAAGTGATGAAACACAGAAAATCTCAGATTGAAAAGTTCAAAGTACTGACAAAATTTGAGAACGGATTGCAGTTTATTATGTATCCAAGTGAAGTTGAAAGAGAGAAGAAAGATGAAGCTTTCAAAAAGAAATCTGAAATGTGGATCAAGAATCTGAAAAAGGATCTTTACCTACAGGAAGCCATGAATATTGTATCAGACATGGGAGTAAAATCATAA
- a CDS encoding WG repeat-containing protein, with translation MKKLIFVLCSTVCMAQTNQYTKVLLSKKTGREVSSFSDGFGIAFDPASKKLGIVDATGNITFESSYKGGISHIFKNRFILYSEEENRRKSAIIDEKGNELLPLEDQDFNTPWWSKERIIASRQGKEAVYDYNGKLIIPDSDKIHFAGKEAFFVLKDKKWFLYDFNGKQISDREFKDDYNFENGKALISNEDNQSEIIGSNGQTLHKFSKNVIDINAYPYLITQNKTTGKYGLIDAQDNIIADEIYSDITPEYFGKKEYIYLRKSNKTTVFYKKDQKFYPNNFKYLYPLSNHLFRVYSDKSDQSGIVDLQGNIIFPQEYNFIKNFTISGKDFIYLKKGREEKLLDKELKNMLNDGDQIVGFYPENMIIKRQDQYYQFSVMNQSVSTLKDVKLIKNQDVEYFNILNEYSKPLVCMNNANLYGILDAKGTEIVPFNYEDIIAFENFENEIIVKKEGKYGVLNFQNEPLTEIIYDKYFWMKEVLKLNKDKRTDLIYFTRFRNDVAEL, from the coding sequence TTGAAAAAACTAATTTTTGTATTGTGTTCTACAGTTTGTATGGCGCAAACTAACCAATACACTAAAGTTCTTCTTTCCAAAAAGACTGGGCGGGAGGTAAGCTCATTTTCTGATGGATTCGGGATTGCATTTGATCCTGCTTCCAAAAAATTGGGTATCGTAGATGCTACAGGAAATATCACTTTTGAATCTTCATACAAAGGCGGAATTTCTCATATTTTTAAAAACAGGTTTATTCTTTATTCTGAGGAAGAAAATAGAAGAAAATCTGCAATTATTGACGAAAAAGGAAATGAATTGCTTCCTCTTGAAGATCAGGATTTCAATACGCCCTGGTGGAGTAAAGAACGTATTATTGCTTCAAGACAAGGGAAAGAAGCTGTTTATGATTATAACGGAAAACTTATCATTCCAGATTCAGACAAGATTCACTTTGCCGGAAAGGAGGCCTTTTTTGTTTTAAAAGATAAAAAATGGTTCCTGTATGACTTTAATGGAAAGCAGATTAGTGATAGAGAATTTAAGGATGATTACAATTTTGAAAATGGAAAAGCTCTTATCAGCAATGAAGACAATCAAAGTGAGATCATTGGGAGCAACGGACAAACTTTGCATAAATTTTCAAAAAATGTGATAGATATAAATGCCTATCCTTACCTCATTACTCAAAATAAGACAACCGGAAAATATGGACTAATTGATGCTCAAGATAATATCATAGCGGATGAAATCTATAGTGATATTACCCCGGAATATTTTGGTAAGAAAGAATATATTTATCTCAGAAAAAGCAATAAAACAACGGTTTTTTATAAGAAAGATCAGAAATTTTATCCTAATAATTTTAAATATCTATATCCATTATCTAACCATCTTTTCAGAGTTTACAGTGATAAATCTGATCAATCGGGTATTGTAGATCTACAGGGTAATATAATTTTTCCTCAGGAATATAACTTTATTAAAAACTTTACAATTTCTGGCAAAGATTTTATTTATCTGAAAAAGGGGAGAGAGGAAAAACTTTTGGACAAGGAACTTAAAAATATGCTGAATGATGGAGATCAGATCGTTGGTTTTTATCCTGAAAATATGATTATTAAAAGACAAGATCAATATTATCAATTTTCAGTAATGAATCAATCTGTATCTACACTCAAAGATGTAAAACTGATAAAGAATCAGGATGTTGAATATTTTAATATCCTCAATGAGTATTCAAAACCCCTTGTCTGTATGAATAACGCTAATCTTTATGGTATTCTGGATGCGAAGGGTACAGAAATTGTTCCGTTTAATTATGAAGATATTATTGCCTTTGAAAACTTTGAAAATGAAATCATTGTAAAAAAAGAAGGAAAATACGGAGTTTTAAATTTTCAAAATGAACCACTAACGGAGATCATTTATGATAAATATTTCTGGATGAAAGAAGTATTGAAATTAAATAAAGACAAAAGAACAGACTTAATTTATTTCACCAGATTTAGAAATGATGTAGCGGAACTATAG
- a CDS encoding radical SAM protein: protein MPVRNYTYYDYTISLCPECLKRVGAKIIIEDEAVFMTKRCPDHGFFKTKIASDVHYYKNIRNYNKASEMPLHFGTDVEYGCPYDCGLCVDHEQHSCLSIVEVTDRCNLTCPTCYAMSSPHYGSHRSLEEIEAMFDLIVKNEGEPDVVQISGGEPTIHPEFFKIMDIAKSKPIKHLMLNTNGIRIANDPGFAEKLATYTPEFEVYLQFDSFKPEVLEDFRGKDLTSVRMKALEKLNELNLSTTLVIVLQKDKNIDEIGKIIEFALKQKCVRGITFQPVEIAGRNRDDSAHEKITLTEVRQEILNQFPLLNSDDIIPVPCNPDALAMGYILKLQGEIIPLTRYINPADLLNNESRNTIVYEQDAGLHMQLLDIFSTGISVDKVKPKVNQLLCCLPEVCAPDLDYDNLFRIIIMNFMDAHDFDVRAVKKSCVHIVNKDLKLIPFETMNLFYRDNKKSYLEELRKEDKVLF from the coding sequence ATGCCAGTAAGAAACTATACCTACTATGATTATACAATCAGTCTTTGCCCGGAATGTCTGAAAAGGGTAGGAGCCAAGATTATTATTGAGGATGAAGCTGTTTTTATGACCAAAAGATGCCCTGATCATGGTTTTTTCAAAACAAAAATAGCTTCTGACGTTCACTATTACAAAAATATAAGGAACTATAATAAAGCTTCGGAAATGCCACTTCATTTCGGAACTGATGTAGAATACGGATGCCCTTACGACTGTGGTCTTTGTGTAGATCACGAACAACATAGTTGTCTTTCTATAGTAGAAGTTACAGATCGTTGTAATCTGACCTGCCCAACCTGCTATGCCATGTCTTCCCCACATTACGGAAGCCACAGAAGTCTGGAGGAAATTGAGGCGATGTTTGATCTTATTGTTAAAAATGAGGGAGAGCCGGATGTTGTTCAGATTAGTGGTGGAGAGCCTACTATCCATCCTGAATTTTTCAAAATTATGGATATTGCCAAATCAAAGCCTATTAAACATCTAATGTTGAATACTAATGGGATAAGGATTGCGAATGATCCGGGATTTGCAGAAAAACTGGCAACTTATACTCCTGAATTTGAGGTTTATCTTCAGTTTGACTCTTTTAAACCGGAAGTTTTGGAAGATTTCAGAGGTAAAGATCTTACTTCTGTAAGGATGAAGGCTTTGGAAAAACTAAATGAGCTGAACCTTTCTACCACTCTGGTTATTGTTCTTCAAAAGGATAAGAATATTGATGAGATCGGAAAAATCATTGAATTTGCGTTGAAACAAAAATGTGTAAGGGGAATTACCTTCCAGCCAGTAGAAATTGCAGGAAGAAATAGAGATGATTCTGCCCACGAAAAAATCACTTTAACGGAAGTAAGGCAGGAGATTCTGAATCAGTTTCCACTTTTAAACTCTGATGATATTATTCCCGTTCCATGTAATCCGGATGCTTTGGCGATGGGGTATATTTTAAAGCTTCAGGGAGAAATCATTCCTCTCACCCGATATATCAATCCCGCAGATCTTCTGAATAACGAATCAAGAAATACTATTGTTTACGAACAGGATGCAGGGCTACATATGCAGTTGTTGGATATCTTCAGTACTGGTATTTCTGTAGATAAAGTGAAACCTAAAGTTAACCAGTTACTCTGTTGTCTTCCAGAAGTATGTGCTCCGGATCTGGATTATGATAACCTTTTTAGAATTATTATAATGAACTTTATGGATGCTCATGATTTTGATGTGAGAGCGGTAAAGAAATCCTGTGTTCATATAGTCAATAAAGACCTTAAACTCATCCCATTTGAAACTATGAATCTCTTCTACCGGGATAATAAAAAAAGCTATTTGGAAGAACTGAGAAAAGAAGACAAAGTATTATTTTAA
- a CDS encoding GMP reductase, whose translation MRIEYDIKLGFKDVMFRPKRSTLKSRSEVNLEREFIFKHTKKKWSGVPIIAANMDTVGTFEMAVELAKDKIITAVHKHYTPEEWGQFLQSQPESIHQYIALSTGTGKADEEKIRLILEKHPKIEFLCIDVANGYSEHFVQFVKTARANFPDKIIIAGNVVTGEMVEELLLVGADIIKVGIGPGSVCTTRVKTGVGYPQLSAIIECADAAHGLGGHIIADGGCKVPGDVAKAFGGGADFVMLGGMFAGHDESGGDMIEENGKKYRSFYGMSSKTAMDKHSGGVAEYRASEGKTVKVAYKGPVAETVKDILGGVRSTCTYVGASKLKELSKRTTFIRVQEQENQVFN comes from the coding sequence ATGCGTATAGAATATGACATAAAATTAGGGTTTAAGGATGTAATGTTCCGCCCTAAACGTTCCACATTGAAATCCCGTTCAGAAGTAAATTTGGAAAGAGAATTTATCTTTAAACATACTAAAAAGAAATGGAGTGGAGTTCCCATTATTGCGGCCAATATGGACACTGTGGGAACTTTCGAAATGGCTGTAGAACTGGCTAAAGATAAAATCATCACTGCAGTACATAAGCATTACACCCCAGAGGAATGGGGTCAGTTTCTGCAAAGCCAGCCTGAAAGTATTCATCAGTATATTGCTTTAAGTACAGGAACAGGGAAAGCAGATGAAGAGAAAATCAGACTGATTCTTGAGAAGCATCCAAAAATTGAGTTTCTATGTATAGATGTTGCCAATGGCTATTCTGAGCATTTCGTTCAATTTGTGAAGACCGCAAGGGCTAATTTTCCTGATAAGATCATCATAGCCGGGAATGTAGTAACCGGTGAAATGGTAGAGGAGCTTCTTTTAGTTGGAGCAGATATCATTAAAGTAGGAATTGGACCTGGTTCAGTATGTACCACCCGTGTAAAAACTGGAGTTGGATATCCTCAATTATCAGCTATCATAGAATGCGCTGATGCTGCACATGGTTTAGGAGGCCATATTATTGCAGACGGAGGCTGTAAAGTTCCAGGAGATGTTGCCAAGGCTTTTGGCGGCGGTGCTGATTTTGTGATGCTGGGCGGAATGTTTGCCGGTCACGATGAAAGTGGTGGTGATATGATTGAAGAAAATGGTAAAAAATACCGTTCATTCTATGGAATGAGTTCAAAAACAGCAATGGATAAACACTCAGGTGGTGTTGCCGAATACCGTGCTTCAGAGGGAAAAACTGTAAAAGTAGCTTATAAAGGTCCAGTTGCTGAAACCGTAAAGGATATTTTAGGAGGGGTACGTTCTACCTGTACCTATGTAGGCGCTTCCAAGCTTAAGGAACTTTCCAAAAGAACCACTTTTATAAGAGTTCAGGAACAGGAAAATCAGGTTTTTAACTAA
- a CDS encoding AraC family transcriptional regulator: protein MEDYKKRIVKTIQYIDTNFDADLSLERIAEISAYSPFHFHRIFKLVTGETLQNYIIRKKTEKSAFLLAVKKEMEIKDIYFDLGFSNHSVFSKTFKKYYGLPPSEFRKKAPETFHKILQTERKNGHIDTVFSQYICTIENLLNWTTMNLKIKVEEMPEMNLAAVMSLGIANVERSFNVLIDWAKKKNLFPRENIKMLSVYHDSFKVTPPDKVRIHACMLLDQKLEDSKEEIFSETIEAGKFIVGSGEVTLNDFEQCWVSLFLWMNEHHYSMRRTFPFEIYHSNFKEHPEGKMIVDFCIPIV from the coding sequence TTGGAAGACTATAAAAAACGGATTGTAAAAACCATACAATATATTGATACAAACTTTGACGCAGATCTCTCTCTGGAAAGAATAGCAGAGATCAGCGCCTATTCACCCTTTCATTTTCACAGGATTTTTAAACTGGTTACAGGAGAAACTCTTCAGAACTATATCATCAGGAAAAAAACTGAGAAAAGTGCCTTTTTACTGGCGGTAAAGAAAGAAATGGAAATTAAAGATATTTACTTTGATCTTGGCTTTTCAAATCACTCGGTTTTCAGTAAAACATTTAAAAAATATTATGGACTTCCTCCTTCAGAATTTCGAAAGAAGGCTCCTGAAACATTTCACAAGATTTTACAAACAGAGCGCAAGAACGGACACATTGATACGGTTTTCAGCCAATACATTTGCACTATCGAAAACCTATTAAATTGGACAACAATGAACTTAAAAATCAAAGTAGAAGAAATGCCGGAAATGAATCTGGCTGCAGTAATGAGCCTGGGGATTGCAAATGTAGAGCGTTCATTCAATGTATTGATAGATTGGGCAAAAAAGAAGAATTTGTTTCCCCGGGAAAATATCAAAATGCTTTCTGTTTATCATGACAGTTTCAAAGTAACTCCTCCGGATAAAGTCAGAATTCATGCATGTATGCTTTTGGATCAAAAACTTGAGGACTCAAAAGAAGAGATTTTTTCAGAAACTATTGAAGCTGGAAAGTTTATAGTTGGGAGTGGTGAAGTGACGCTCAACGATTTTGAACAATGCTGGGTATCCTTATTTTTATGGATGAATGAACACCATTACTCTATGAGAAGAACGTTTCCTTTTGAAATCTATCATTCTAATTTTAAGGAGCATCCGGAAGGGAAAATGATCGTGGATTTTTGTATCCCTATTGTATAA
- a CDS encoding prolipoprotein diacylglyceryl transferase has protein sequence MDFPVTFHIFGQTILAHPLFEAVGMFLGMRYYFYLKRKSKEKIPFNTSSAVLIGATAGALLGSKLIGNLENPYIVFENFSFQKFWSSNTIVGGLAFGLLGVELAKKLVNHKESTGDLIVFPLMLAMIIGRIGCFLTGIHEETYGIPTDSVFGMHLGDHYLRHPVALYEIGFLISLWVVLKYIQKRKKYQSGFLFQLFMLSYFTFRFLLDFIKPRVEIAGNIGIIQLVCVCVIIYYIYSIKNSQATLKYSR, from the coding sequence ATGGATTTTCCTGTAACATTTCATATTTTTGGTCAGACAATTCTTGCTCATCCTCTTTTTGAGGCAGTTGGAATGTTTCTGGGCATGCGATATTATTTTTACCTTAAAAGAAAATCAAAGGAGAAAATCCCATTCAATACTTCTTCTGCAGTTTTGATAGGGGCTACTGCTGGAGCATTATTAGGCTCCAAACTCATTGGAAATCTTGAAAATCCTTACATTGTCTTTGAAAACTTCAGTTTTCAGAAGTTTTGGTCCAGTAATACGATTGTAGGAGGGCTTGCTTTTGGATTACTGGGGGTTGAATTGGCAAAAAAATTAGTTAATCACAAAGAAAGTACAGGAGATCTGATTGTTTTTCCTCTAATGCTGGCCATGATTATTGGAAGAATCGGCTGTTTTCTTACAGGAATTCATGAAGAAACGTATGGTATCCCAACGGATTCTGTTTTTGGAATGCATTTGGGAGACCATTATCTCAGACATCCTGTTGCTTTATATGAGATAGGTTTCCTTATCAGCCTTTGGGTGGTTCTTAAATATATTCAGAAACGGAAAAAATATCAGTCCGGTTTTCTTTTTCAACTTTTTATGTTGAGTTATTTTACCTTTAGATTCTTACTGGATTTCATTAAACCGAGAGTTGAAATTGCAGGAAATATCGGGATAATCCAACTTGTATGTGTTTGTGTAATTATTTACTACATTTATAGTATTAAAAACTCCCAAGCCACTTTAAAATATTCAAGATGA
- the surE gene encoding 5'/3'-nucleotidase SurE has protein sequence MERPLILVTNDDGITAPGIRNLISFMNEIGDVVVVAPNSPQSGKGHAITINSTLSYEEVTLDGPQTDFSCSGTPVDCVKMALDKILKRRPDIVVSGINHGANSSINVIYSGTMSAAVEAGVEGIPAIGFSLLDFSWEADFSQAKEFIQNIVRRTLENPMPKGIVLNVNIPKLPASEIKGVKVCKQAHAKWEESFDERVNPHGKKYYWLTGYFNNMDDSEDADETALANGYISIVPVKFDLTAYDYMKTLEEVMVFDTAKESK, from the coding sequence ATGGAAAGACCGCTTATTCTGGTTACTAATGATGATGGAATTACAGCTCCGGGTATCAGAAATTTGATCAGTTTTATGAACGAAATCGGAGACGTAGTTGTGGTAGCCCCAAACTCTCCTCAAAGTGGCAAAGGTCACGCTATTACGATTAATTCTACACTAAGCTATGAAGAGGTTACCCTTGATGGTCCACAAACAGATTTTTCCTGCAGTGGAACTCCGGTAGATTGTGTAAAAATGGCTCTTGATAAAATTCTGAAAAGAAGACCTGATATTGTAGTTTCAGGGATTAATCATGGTGCTAATTCATCCATTAACGTAATCTATTCGGGGACAATGTCTGCTGCTGTAGAAGCTGGAGTGGAAGGAATTCCTGCGATAGGATTCTCTTTATTGGATTTCAGTTGGGAAGCAGATTTTAGCCAGGCTAAAGAGTTTATACAGAACATTGTAAGAAGAACTCTTGAAAATCCAATGCCGAAAGGAATTGTTCTGAATGTGAATATTCCGAAACTTCCTGCATCGGAAATAAAAGGAGTAAAAGTCTGCAAGCAGGCTCATGCTAAATGGGAAGAAAGCTTTGACGAAAGAGTAAATCCACATGGAAAAAAATATTATTGGCTAACAGGCTATTTCAACAATATGGATGATTCTGAAGATGCTGATGAAACAGCTTTAGCTAACGGATATATTTCCATTGTACCCGTGAAATTTGACCTTACTGCTTATGATTATATGAAAACATTAGAAGAAGTAATGGTTTTTGACACCGCAAAGGAAAGTAAATAA
- a CDS encoding lmo0937 family membrane protein → MRSLLWLVAVICIVVWLLGMLGIVPGISTGYLIHVLLIIAIIVILYNIITGRKPLD, encoded by the coding sequence ATGAGAAGTTTATTATGGTTAGTTGCAGTCATCTGCATCGTTGTATGGCTTTTAGGAATGCTGGGAATTGTTCCTGGGATTAGCACAGGTTATTTAATTCATGTTTTGCTTATTATAGCTATTATTGTTATTCTTTATAACATTATTACAGGGAGAAAACCACTGGATTAA